GGTGCGATGGGCTGTATCGTGGCTCGGTCACCTCGGCAAGCCGGTGTGGGTGGTGGCCGATGGGGCCTACGCCAAGGCCCCGTTCCTCAAGGCAATGCGAACCCTTGCCGTAACGGTCGTGAGCCGGCTCCGAAAGGATTCCGCCCTGTGGACGGTGCCGGGGCCGCGAGCGCCGCACCGATGGGGTCCGAACCGGGTCTACGGCGAGCGCAGGATCGACTTGGCCAAGCGGGCCAGGCAGACGCGCGGGTGGGCGACCGGCACGTTCGATCTGTACGGCAAGCCGACCGAAAAGCGATACAAGACGTTCGTAGCCACGTGGTGCCCGGCCGGGGGCGCGATCCGGGTGGTGCTGGTGGATGAGCCCAAGGGATGGGTCGCGTTCTTCTGCACTGACCCGGACGCCACGGTCGCTGACATCCTCACATCCGTCGCGGGCAGGTTCAGCCTGGAGATCACGTTCCGTGACGTGAAAGAGGTGGTCGGTGCCGGTCAGCAGCAGGTGCGGTTCTTGCGGGCCAGCGTCGGGGCGTTCCACATGTGCCTGTGGGCCTTCACTATGACGGAAGCGTGGGCCTGGAAGCGAGACGAGAAGGAACTGGCGGGCCACCGGTCGGCGAGCCCGTGGGACGACACGACACGGCGGCCGAGTCATGCGGACAAGCGCCGCGCATGGCGTCGAGAATTGTTGGGAAATGAAATCCGGGCCGCTCTGCGCACAGGTCTGTGCATGGTTAAATGATGGGATGACGACGGAAACCCTCAGACGACGCGCGTCGCTCATGCCGTACCTATTGGTCAAGGCAACGTAACCACCTCGCCGCCACGAATCGTAGCGGCGGCCCGGTACACCTGTAGGTCGATCACGTCCGTAATGAAATGGATCGACCCATCTGCAAAAGCGAAGAACAACCCACCTGGATGCCGACTCCGGAACGAGTAGACATTGTACCAGTCGTTCGGGGCGTATTCGGTGCCGTTAAGCTGCTTCGCGTTGGGACCGATGGCACACGTTCCGACTGCGTTATTTGCATATGGCCAAGAGCACCAATTGTTTTTCACTGGAACATCTTCGCCGACCATGAACGTGTTGCTGGTGCCGTCGGTAATTGCGATCAGTTTTTTCGGACTCAAATAGTCGCTTCGATAGAACAGGCCATCGCCATAGGTCAGGCCATCCGATGACCCGTTGGTACCCGGGTTGCGCCAGCGAGCATCCCCCCAGGCCCAGTTGGATCCGCTGACTCCCTTATAGTTCGTTTGGCCGGCATTGATCGGAGGCGGGAACTCGGGACCGTCGTACACTCCCAGATCGGCCGCATCGGTCCGCGGACCCGCGTCGTAAGCTGTGTCACTGGGGCAGAGGAAGAGTTTTACACGGGAAGCAACCGCCGTTCTACTTTGAAATAGTGTATTGGCAGGGATGTTGCCATCCCGATACAAGTTATCCTGTTCCACAAAAGGAAGTATCCGGGCGAGCCAACTCCACGAATGAGACTGGGGCCCGTATGCGTTGCACGAGTCAACGGGCAACACTCCGTTAACGTCGTGGTACACATGAGTAGCGAGGGCTATCTGTTTGAGGTTACTCCGACAACTCGCTCCAGCGGCCGCCGACCGAACTTTCTGGACGGTCGGTAAAAGTAGCCCGATCAGAACGGCGATAATGCCAATCACCACTAACAGCTCGACAAGTGTCATGCCACTCCGCGGCCGCGGAGCGAGAGCCTGAAGTGTCAAAGCCAACCCTCCAGAAAGCAAGAGAAATATGTTACGGCCTGATCGCTCAGGAGGGATAGATATTATGCGTGGTTATAATGTAAGGCTTATGCCGTATCGGCCTTTCAAGCCGGCTCAATGGATTCCACCAGGATAAACAGCAGGGCCGGCGCACTTCATTTAGTCGTCAGAATCTTAAGCACTTTGAGCAGGTATTGATCGTCCCAGGCGGCCTTCATGCGTCGAGTACGAATGCTGCCCTTGGTGTCCGCCCGCTGGAGCAGGGACAGGGCAACCCGGCGAATCATGCCCAGGTTGGCCCCGGCGTGTCCGGCCCGAGCCCGGCTGTCGTCTTCCCGGAACGCGATGTCCAGACACCAATGGAGCCCGTTCTCAATGCCCCAATGGTTGCGGATGTACCCCGCCAGCTCGACCGCCCCGATCCGCAAGCTGGTGAGGTAGTAATGGGCGGTGCTCTCATTCGGCTTCCCGTTCACCACCCGCTCCCGGCACACCAGGGCCACGGCCCCAACATCGGCCCACCCGCTCGGTAGCCCTTCCGGATCTTCAACCACCGTCACGTACCGCTCTTCCTCGCGCCCGTGCCCGTCCTCGACCGCGGACCCCATGTCACACCCGGCGAAC
This region of Gemmata massiliana genomic DNA includes:
- a CDS encoding DUF1559 domain-containing protein; translated protein: MTLVELLVVIGIIAVLIGLLLPTVQKVRSAAAGASCRSNLKQIALATHVYHDVNGVLPVDSCNAYGPQSHSWSWLARILPFVEQDNLYRDGNIPANTLFQSRTAVASRVKLFLCPSDTAYDAGPRTDAADLGVYDGPEFPPPINAGQTNYKGVSGSNWAWGDARWRNPGTNGSSDGLTYGDGLFYRSDYLSPKKLIAITDGTSNTFMVGEDVPVKNNWCSWPYANNAVGTCAIGPNAKQLNGTEYAPNDWYNVYSFRSRHPGGLFFAFADGSIHFITDVIDLQVYRAAATIRGGEVVTLP
- a CDS encoding IS701 family transposase, encoding MPSSHPLPLSCHWFSALATALDPRSAPRLAWPFVGVVLARGRRTVTNWIRAAGLSAEYRPCYTAVAAAGSRPDRLAARLLREVVKPLVADASRLTFALDDTPTERYGRKVQGAGVHHNPTPGPPAGPGVYGHVWVVLGLLARHTAWGVIALPLLARLYVREKNLPAIPTKHRPVFRTKLELAAELVRWAVSWLGHLGKPVWVVADGAYAKAPFLKAMRTLAVTVVSRLRKDSALWTVPGPRAPHRWGPNRVYGERRIDLAKRARQTRGWATGTFDLYGKPTEKRYKTFVATWCPAGGAIRVVLVDEPKGWVAFFCTDPDATVADILTSVAGRFSLEITFRDVKEVVGAGQQQVRFLRASVGAFHMCLWAFTMTEAWAWKRDEKELAGHRSASPWDDTTRRPSHADKRRAWRRELLGNEIRAALRTGLCMVK